The proteins below are encoded in one region of Colletotrichum lupini chromosome 5, complete sequence:
- a CDS encoding SPRY domain-containing protein, whose protein sequence is MTNPFHGSAHYTESNTPTGSSGLLPRRFSYASVASGAPPNYNPPYLSHPGRTSVISQILNNSDDITFEPASAYHDSSRGGDMDADRNGASLNGTSARLSRGANNLPSFSRVFDMFMANPSGENGGPGGASGHGGFFVPSYLTGSTYVQRLEEAHFAKVQAQKESQTAQAQPGGNLTTSASSVSLHSKPASHRGVNYDVIEKTAAFEDDEAFTPLPTRWNRDDKYGALDILSDGLEVRYIGPRGQTERDHEAFSIRADNPMPPQCGIYYFEVQVLSGKRDDMTIGIGFSAKTVALSRPPGWEPDSWGYHSDDGHCYAGQNGGKNYGPPFTAPDVIGCGVNFRTGCAFFTKNGHMLGTAFREIGKGSSLYPTVGLKKSGEHIRVNFGQTPFVFDIEGMMTKEKERIRREISETSTASLAPAMNETELIQALVLQFLQHDGYVETARAFAEEINAEKKALSLDPNAPIEGINVKDDEHANKRQRIRRAVLEGDIDRALKHTNAFYPQVLKDNEQVYFRLRCRKFIEMVRTAAEMRAASESKKSNGHGGDLGAMDLDANGNENGAWDQMDTEDSNEPTVDINELEIATLLYGQELHAEFKNDPRREVTKHLADIYALLAYANPLKEKDVAHLLDRKGRLAVAEELNSAILLSLGKSSRAALEKVYAQTSVLLDDLRENGGPGAFVSLQDVIEDIPKSQPF, encoded by the exons ATGACGAACCCGTTCCATGGTTCTGCACATTACACGGAATCAAACACACCTACGGGAAGCTCTGGTCTTCTGCCGCGCCGCTTCTCCTACGCTTCAGTCGCTTCCGGAGCACCACCAAACTATAACCCGCCCTACCTCTCCCACCCCGGCCGAACTTCGGTCATCTCTCAGATCCTCAACAACTCCGACGACATCACCTTCGAACCGGCCTCGGCCTACCACGATTCGAGCAGGGGCGGCGATATGGACGCAGACAGGAACGGCGCCAGTCTGAATGGCACGTCTGCGCGCTTGTCGCGGGGCGCCAACAATCTGCCGTCCTTTTCGAGGGTCTTTGATATGTTTATGGCGAACCCTTCGGGCGAGAACGGAGGGCCAGGCGGCGCAAGCGGACACGGCGGTTTCTTCGTGCCATCGTATTTGACTGGATCGACATACGTACAGCGGCTAGAGGAGGCGCACTTTGCAAAGGTACAGGCGCAGAAGGAGTCCCAGACGGCCCAGGCACAGCCCGGTGGAAACTTGACGACGAGCGCGAGCAGCGTCAGTCTTCACAGTAAGCCGGCTTCGCACCGAGGAGTGAATTACGACGTCATCGAGAAGACTGCAGCATTCGAGGACGATGAGGCGTTTACCCCACTACCTACGAGGTGGAACAGGGACGACAAGTACGGTGCTCTCGATATTCTTTCAGATGGGCTCGAAGTTCGCTACATTGGGCCCCGGGGCCAGACGGAGCGGGATCATGAGGCGTTCAGTATACGTGCGGACAACCCGATGCCTCCGCAGTGCGGTATCTATTATTTCGAAGTCCAGGTTTTGTCAGGCAAAAGAGATGA CATGACGATTGGCATCGGGTTCTCGGCCAAGACTGTGGCCCTCTCAAGACCCCCGGGCTGGGAGCCAGACTCGTGGGGCTACCACAGCGACGATGGACACTGTTACGCTGGGCAGAATGGCGGCAAGAACTATGGGCCTCCATTTACTGCACCTGATGTGATCGGCTGTGGTGTCAACTTCCGCACTGGCTGTGCCTTCTTCACAAAGAACGGCCACATGTTGG GTACCGCTTTCCGCGAAATTGGAAAGGGCAGTAGCCTCTATCCAACAGTTGGTCTCAAGAAGTCAGGAGAGCACATTCGTGTCAACTTTGGTCAAACGCCCTTTGTTTTCGACATTGAGGGCATGATGACG aaagaaaaagaacgTATCCGGAGGGAAATCTCGGAAACAAGTACAGCAAGCTTAGCGCCAGCGATGAACGAGACAGAACTGATACAGGCGCTCGTCCTTCAGTTCTTGCAGCATGACGGTTATGTGGAAACTGCGAGGGCATTCGCGGAGGAAATTAACGCGGAAAAGAAGGCACTCAGTCTCGACCCGAATGCTCCCATTGAGGGAATCAATGTTAAGGACGACGAGCATGCCAACAAGCGGCAAA GAATTAGGAGAGCTGTGCTGGAAGGCGACATCGATAGGGCGCTGAAGCACACCAACGCCTTTTATCCCCAAGTTCTCAAGGATAACGAGCAGGTTTACTTCCGGTTGCGCTGTCGCAAGTTCATCGAGATGGTCCGAACGGCGGCTGAGATGAGGGCTGCGTCAGAGTCCAAGAAGAGCAACGGCCATGGCGGTGATCTGGGCGCGATGGATCTCGATGCTAATGGCAACGAGAACGGCGCTTGGGATCAGATGGACACTGAGGACTCCAACGAACCGACTGTCGACATCAACGAGCTCGAGATAGCAACTCTGCTCTACGGTCAGGAGCTTCACGCCGAGTTCAAGAACGACCCTAGGCGAGAGGTGACGAAGCACCTGGCGGACATCTACGCGCTCCTTGCCTACGCCAACCCGCTCAAGGAGAAGGACGTTGCACACCTGCTGGATAGGAAAGGTCGACTTGCGGTGGCAGAGGAGCTCAACTCTGCGATATTAT TATCATTGGGCAAATCTTCTCGCGCTGCGCTCGAAAAGGTCTACGCCCAGACAAGCGTGCTGCTTGATGATCTGCGGGAAAATGGCGGACCAGGCGCCTTTGTTTCCTTACAGGACGTCATCGAAGATATCCCAAAGTCCCAGCCTTTTTAG